DNA from Dietzia lutea:
CGCCCGCAGCGGCACCGCCAGGACCGAGTCCGCGCACGCCGCCAGCGGCAGGTGCGTGCTCCGCGCCGCCCGCTCCAACACCGGCGCCAGGTGCGCGCGAAGAAGGTCGCGGTACTCGGCGGGAGACGGACGGTCGGGCCGGTCGGGCAGGGAACTCATGTCCCCACGGTAACCGCGTTGTACTGTGCCTACGGTCCGCGCGGGTGCGGCCGGACGCAGCGAGAGTGGGGAAGACGTGGGTCTCTGGTCGGTACACGGCGACGGCAGGAACATCCGACCCGGTGAGGTGGTCGCCCCTACGGAGCGGCTGAGCTGGCCGCGCACCATCGGCATCGGCGCGCAGCACGTGGTGTCGATGTTCGGCGCGACGTTCGTCTTCCCGATCATCATGGGCCTCAACCCGCAGCTGGCGATCCTCTTCTCCGGCGTGTGCACCCTGCTGTTCCTCGCCGTGGTCAAGGGCCGCGTGCCCAGCTACCTCGGCACCTCCGTGGCCTTCGTCGGCGCGGTCGCGGCGATCCGCGCGCAGGGCGGCACGAGCGCCGAGGTCACCGGCGCGATGCTCGTGGCCGGCGCGACGCTGCTGGTCGTGGGCGTGCTCGTGCATCTCGTCGGCGGGCGCGTGGTCACGGCGGTGCTGCCGCCCGTGGTCACCGGCGCGGTCGTGATGCTGCTCGGCTTCAACCTCGCGCCGGTCGTCGCCGAGACGTACTGGCCCCAGGACCAGTGGGTGGCGCTGGCGGTGATGGTGGTGCTGGTCCTCATGACCGTCGGGCTCAAGGGCTTCGCGGGGCGGATCGCGATCTTTCTCGCCCTCATCTTCGGCTACCTCCTGTCCTGGGTGCTCGACCTGGTCACCGGCCCCATCACCTCCCTCGACGCCGGTTCCGGTGAGGTGACCGAGCACCTGCGCGTCGACTGGTCGGGCGTGTGGGACGCGCCGTGGATCGGGCTGCCGCCGATGACCGACGAGGCCGCCGGCGTGGTGGGCATCCACGCGCCGAGCTTCTCGCTGGCGTTCGTGCTGCTGGTGGTGCCGGGCGTGATCGCGCTCATCGCCGAGAACGCCGGGCACGTCAAGGCGATCGGGGAGATCACGCGGACCGAGACCGACGGCCTGATGGGCCGCGCCCTGGCCGCGGACGGTGCGGGGACCGTGCTGGCCACGTCGTTCGGCGGGTCGGCGACGACGACGTACGCCGAGAACATCGGTGTGATGGCCGCGACCAAGGTGTACTCGACGGCCGCGTACGTGGTGGCCGCGCTGACCGCGATCGTGCTGGGGTGTTCCCCCAAGCTGGGTGCGGTGATCTCCGCGACCCCGGGCGGTGTGCTGGGCGGCATCACGGTCGTGCTCTACGGGATGATCGGCCTGCTCGGCGCCAAGATCTGGAAGGAGAACCGGGTCGACTTCGGCAATCCGTTGAACCTGGTGCCGGTCGCGGCGGGTGTGGTGATCGCGATCGGCGACACGACCCTGCAGATCACCGACGCCTTCCAGCTCGGCGGCATCGCCCTGGGCACGCTCGTGGTGGTGCTGGGCTATCACCTCGGCCGGGCGATCGCGCCGCACCTGCGCGCGCAGGCCGAGCGCGACGAGGTCCACGAACTCACGTTGCTCGGGCCCAATCCGGACGTCACGGTGCCGGAGCGGCGGCCGGACGACGAGTGAGCGGGGCGCGGCGCGGACCCCTACACTCGGGGCCACCCACACCGTAGAGGGGAGGTGGACGCCGTGACCGTCCAGGACACCCGCCGCACACCGGGCGCAGGCCCGCACACACGCCCCGCGACGCCGCTGCTCGTCGACTCCTTCGGCCGCGTCGCCCGGGACCTGCGGGTCTCGTTGACCGAGAAATGCTCGCTGCGCTGCACGTACTGCATGCCCGAGGAGGGGCTGCCGCCGATCCCCGACGCCGCGCGGATGACGGCCGACGAAGTGATCCGGTTGGTGGCGCTGGCGCACCGCGAGCTGGGGGTGCACGAGGTCCGCTTCACCGGCGGCGAGCCGCTCATGCGGTCCGACCTCGAGCGCATCATCGCCGGCACCCGTGAGGCCTGCCCGGACCTGCCCATCGCCATGACCTCCAACGGGGTCGGCCTCGAGCACCGCATCGGGCGGCTCGTCGAGGCCGGGCTGAACCGCATCAACATCTCGCTGGACACGGTCAACCGCGCCGAGTTCGCCGAGCTGACCCGCCGCGACCGGCTGCCCTCGGTCCTGCGCGGCGTGCGGGCCGCCGTCGAGGCCGGGTTGGCTCCGGTCAAGGTCAACGCGGTGCCCCTGCGCGCGACCCTGCACGGCGCGCCCGACCTTCTGGAATGGGCGCTCGCCGAGGGCGTGCAGCTGCGGTTCATCGAGGAGATGCCCCTCGACGCCGAGGCCACCTGGTCGCGCGCGGAGATGGTCACCGCCGCCGACGTGCTGGACTCGCTGCGGACCCGGTTCGAGCTGGTCCCCGCGGGCCGGGAGGATCCGTCCGCGCCGGCCGAGCTGTGGCGCGTCGCCGGCCACACGGTCGGTGGCGCGCCCGCGACGGTCGGGGTGATCGCGACCGTGACCCGCAACTTCTGCGCGGCCTGCGACCGCACCCGCCTCACCGCCGAGGGCACGGTGCGGTCGTGCCTGTTCAGCGACGACGAGACCGACGTGCTCGGCGTGCTGCGCTCGGGCGCCCCGGACTCCGAGGTCGCCGAGGTCTGGCGGGGCGCGATGTGGGGCAAGCAGGCCGGTCACGGGATCGGCGGTACGGCCTTCCACAGGCCGCGGCGCTCGATGGGAGCCATTGGTGGTTGACGTGTCAGTGTCGGGCGATAGAGTTGATGATGTGAGCAGCACACCGGATGTGGGACGAGCGCCGCGGGTGATCACCGTGGGCTACTACGCCGCGGCGGAGGACGCCGCCGGTACCGCCCGCGAACGACTGCACACCCACGCCACCACCGTCGGGGAGCTGGCGCGCGAGGTGTGCGAGCGGCACGGTGAGCCGCTGGCCAGCATCGTCACGGTGTCCTCCTTCCTGGTGGGCGACGAGACAACCCGGGATCCGAAGACCTCGATCGACGGCGTCTCCGCCGTCGATGTACTGCCCCCGTTCGCCGGCGGCTGAGCGATGAACCGGAGCCGGGGGGGCAGCGTGCTGACGATCGCCCTGGCGTGCACGGTGGTCGGCGCGTGCGCGGCGGAGGAGCCGGAGGGCGCGACCATGACCATCGGGATCGCGGCCGCCCCGTCGTTGTCCGCGGCGTTCACGGAGATGATCGACCTCTTCGAGGAGGAACATCCCGGGGTCACCGTCAGCCTCGAACTGGGCCGGTCGGACGTCCTCGCCGCCGGGTTGCCCGGGCGGGACGACATCAACATCTTCGCCTCCGCGAGCGAGAACGCCATGCAGGAGGTCGTGAACGCCGGCGTGGCGGTCGATCCCCGCGTCTTCGCCCGCAACCACGTCGTGGTGGCCGTGCCGTCCGGGAACCCGCGCCGGATCACGGGGCTGCGCGACCTCGAGCGCCCGGACTTGCGGGTCGGGCTGTGCGCGATGGACGTGCCGTGCGGGGAGGCCGCGGAGACGCTGCTATCCGCCGCGGGCGTCGAGCCGCCGGGGGTCGAACGGGATTCGGGCTCGCGCGCCCTCGCCGCGCGTCTGGCCGACAACGACATCGACGTGGGCATCGTCTACCGGACCGACGTCGCCGCCTCGCACGGCTGGGTCGCTCAGGCTGAGGTCGACCAGCGGGACCGCGAGCTCGCCCAGGCGGCGGGGACGACGCGGTACTCCGTGGCCAGGGTCGTGCGCGGCGAGGAGGGGTCCGACGCCGAGAGGGAACGCGCGGCGACGGACGACTTCCTGGAGCTGGTCATCTCTGACCGCGGCCGGCGCGCCCTCGAGGACTCCGGACTGGCCCCGCTGCCGCAGTGACCGGCTGAGTCCCCCGCTCCCCGGCGTCCCCGGGCGGAGAGGCGACGCACCCTGGCCCGGATGCGCCGCCTCTCCGGTTCGCGCTCGAGCGGGGGCGATTGATACGTCACGGAATAGACGGCTGCCCGCCCCGGTGCTATAGATGACACATCAAATAGCACCGACCGACTGATTGACCCGACGAACCAGGGGAGCGCCGTGCCCGTCTACGTCCAGAACCCCGGCCCCCGCAGCCTCGTCGAGCGGCCCGCCGACGACCTCCTCGCGCCGGACACCCGCATGGGTGCCGTGGAGCTGCTGGTCCGCGACCTGGACGCGATGATCGGCTTCTACTCCGAGGGCGTGACCCTGGAGGTGCTCGAGCATTCGGGCGAGACCGCGGTGCTCGGCCGCGCGGGTTCCGCGCTCGTGCGGATGCGCCGGATGCCCGACCGGCCGCCGCGGAAGTCCGGCGAAGCGGGTCTGTTCCACACCGCCGCGCTGTTCGACGACGAGCCGTCGCTGGCCGCCGCCGTCGCCTCGGTCGCCCGGTACGCGCCCCGGTCGTTCACCGGGAGCTCGGACCACCTGTACAGCCAGGCGTTCTACTTCGACGACCCGGAGGGCGACGGCGTCGAGCTGTACGCGGACCGGCCCCGCGAGACCTGGGCCACCGAGCCGCACGGTCTGCTCGAGGTGGCCACCAATCCGCTGGATCCCAACGCGTTCCTGCGCACGTACCTGCCCGAGGCGTCCGCGACCCCGCCGGGCGCGACCCTCGGCCACGTCCACCTGCAGGTCGGCGACATCGGTGTGGCCCGCGACTTCTACGTGGACGCCCTCGGATTCGAGGTGATGAGCGACGCGGGCTCCGCCCTGTTCATCGCCGCCGGTGGGTACCACCACCACATCGCCGTCAACACGTGGGGGACCGCCGGGGCGGGCCCGCGCGCGGCCGCACTCGGCCTGGGGCAGGTGAACATCGACCTGCCGACCGCCGACGACGTCGACGCGCTCGAGCAGCGCCTGACCGACCACGGGTTGCGGGCCCGCCACGACGGCGCCGTCCTGCGGGTCGACGACCCGTGGGGCACGCTCATCCAGGTCGGGGCGGAGGACACGGCCTCGGGCAGCTGACGCGGTAGCCGCCGAGTGTGCCTGCGCCTGCATCGCGCACGCCGGGCAGCCGCTCCTAGCCCTGGCGTCTCGCCCCCGCGCCTGGCGGCTCGCCCCCGCACTTAGCGTCTCGCCCCTGCGCCTGCCCGCCAGATCTGCAGCCGCTCCTCGGCATGGCGTCTGGCCCGCCCCGCGGTCCGCGCGAGACGCCATGCCGACGAGCGGCTGCGTGGGGATCTGCGAAGTCCGCGACCGGAGGCCGGGACGACTGCTCGGCGGTAGGCTTGCGCCACCGATCAATGGAGGTGCACGATGGCATTCCTACGCAATGCACTGCGGAGCGGACTCGCGCTGAAGGCCGCCCAGGTGGTCAAGCGCGAAGTCTCGAAGCCGGAGAACCAGCGCAAGGCCCGCGAGTTCGTCGGGAAGATGCGCAACCGGCGGCGCTGACCCCGTGAGGCCGCGGGGCCGGTCGGCGCCCGACCGGCCCCGCTCGGCGTCAGATCCAGTCGACGAGCTCCACGCGGCCGCCCGCGCCCGCGCCCGAGCCGGCGCCCGAGCCCGCGCCTGCACCCGCCCCCGCGTCCTCGCCCTCGGGCACCAGGGCGAGGGCGGGAGCGCCCGCGAGGTCGGCGAGATGGGCGGTGCGGACGCGGTCGGCGAGCCGCCAGCCCCCGGTGCCGTCGGGCCAAGCGGGCAGGATCCGCGCGCGGCCCGGATTCGCCACGCCCGCCAGCCCCGGCAGCTCGGCGGCCACGGGCGTGCGCTGCCGGCCGGTGAGCGCGTCGACCAGGGCACGACCCGTGGTGGCGGCCGCGCACACCGCCGCCAGCGGATTGCCGGGCAGCGCCAGCAGGACGCGCCCGTCGGGCAGCGCCGCGACCAGCTGCGAGCCACCGGGCCGGACACGGACCCCGTCGATCACCACGCGCGCACCCAGCCGCTCGAGCGCCGGCCGTAGGTGATCGGCGACGCCCCGGCCGGTCGCGCCCACCAGCACGAGCACGTCCGGACCGGCAGCAGGCCCGACAGCAGGTCCGACAGCAGGTCCGGCAACAGAACCGCCGAGCAGATCGTCGACCGCCTCGGCGGTGTCCGGGCAGTGGCGCGGCGGGTCCACGGCGCCGAAACCCGCCCGCGTCAGAACCCCGGTGGGCCCGCCCAATAGCGGGCCCACGGTGTCGCGGATCCGTCCCGGCGGCAGGGGAGAGGGCGTGTCCGCGGGCAGGACCTCGTCGCCCGTGGTCAC
Protein-coding regions in this window:
- a CDS encoding molybdate ABC transporter substrate-binding protein; the encoded protein is MLTIALACTVVGACAAEEPEGATMTIGIAAAPSLSAAFTEMIDLFEEEHPGVTVSLELGRSDVLAAGLPGRDDINIFASASENAMQEVVNAGVAVDPRVFARNHVVVAVPSGNPRRITGLRDLERPDLRVGLCAMDVPCGEAAETLLSAAGVEPPGVERDSGSRALAARLADNDIDVGIVYRTDVAASHGWVAQAEVDQRDRELAQAAGTTRYSVARVVRGEEGSDAERERAATDDFLELVISDRGRRALEDSGLAPLPQ
- a CDS encoding uracil-xanthine permease family protein, which produces MGLWSVHGDGRNIRPGEVVAPTERLSWPRTIGIGAQHVVSMFGATFVFPIIMGLNPQLAILFSGVCTLLFLAVVKGRVPSYLGTSVAFVGAVAAIRAQGGTSAEVTGAMLVAGATLLVVGVLVHLVGGRVVTAVLPPVVTGAVVMLLGFNLAPVVAETYWPQDQWVALAVMVVLVLMTVGLKGFAGRIAIFLALIFGYLLSWVLDLVTGPITSLDAGSGEVTEHLRVDWSGVWDAPWIGLPPMTDEAAGVVGIHAPSFSLAFVLLVVPGVIALIAENAGHVKAIGEITRTETDGLMGRALAADGAGTVLATSFGGSATTTYAENIGVMAATKVYSTAAYVVAALTAIVLGCSPKLGAVISATPGGVLGGITVVLYGMIGLLGAKIWKENRVDFGNPLNLVPVAAGVVIAIGDTTLQITDAFQLGGIALGTLVVVLGYHLGRAIAPHLRAQAERDEVHELTLLGPNPDVTVPERRPDDE
- a CDS encoding MoaD/ThiS family protein, which encodes MSSTPDVGRAPRVITVGYYAAAEDAAGTARERLHTHATTVGELAREVCERHGEPLASIVTVSSFLVGDETTRDPKTSIDGVSAVDVLPPFAGG
- the moaA gene encoding GTP 3',8-cyclase MoaA, whose translation is MDAVTVQDTRRTPGAGPHTRPATPLLVDSFGRVARDLRVSLTEKCSLRCTYCMPEEGLPPIPDAARMTADEVIRLVALAHRELGVHEVRFTGGEPLMRSDLERIIAGTREACPDLPIAMTSNGVGLEHRIGRLVEAGLNRINISLDTVNRAEFAELTRRDRLPSVLRGVRAAVEAGLAPVKVNAVPLRATLHGAPDLLEWALAEGVQLRFIEEMPLDAEATWSRAEMVTAADVLDSLRTRFELVPAGREDPSAPAELWRVAGHTVGGAPATVGVIATVTRNFCAACDRTRLTAEGTVRSCLFSDDETDVLGVLRSGAPDSEVAEVWRGAMWGKQAGHGIGGTAFHRPRRSMGAIGG
- a CDS encoding VOC family protein, yielding MPVYVQNPGPRSLVERPADDLLAPDTRMGAVELLVRDLDAMIGFYSEGVTLEVLEHSGETAVLGRAGSALVRMRRMPDRPPRKSGEAGLFHTAALFDDEPSLAAAVASVARYAPRSFTGSSDHLYSQAFYFDDPEGDGVELYADRPRETWATEPHGLLEVATNPLDPNAFLRTYLPEASATPPGATLGHVHLQVGDIGVARDFYVDALGFEVMSDAGSALFIAAGGYHHHIAVNTWGTAGAGPRAAALGLGQVNIDLPTADDVDALEQRLTDHGLRARHDGAVLRVDDPWGTLIQVGAEDTASGS